In one window of Campylobacter coli DNA:
- the ftsA gene encoding cell division protein FtsA produces MILNILGIDLGSTQTCAIVAQKDEEGLKIIGFAKAKTNGVKKGAITNIELASKSIEEAVRNAEMMSGVHYDKVVVSISGAYTKSVDSIGVVNIPNHEIGIKEIHRAVSTAKHTANLPSGYEIIHVLPYNFKVNDLEHVDDPLGMSGNRLEVSTHIVISQESHIKNLKKAVELADLRVDNIVLSGYASAIACLDDSEKELGAVLIDMGGAICDMVVHTGNSIRYNDCLQIGSINITQDLSMALHTPLKEAEKIKLNYAALSQQPNALIQIPSMGDERKVNEVSLDIISNVIYARAEETLMILAKILSDNRYANSIGGGVVLTGGMTKLAGIDELAPATFDNRSVRLATARKDLITGFSEIFNDPENTCAIGLCLYGAGYFTPYELDSNEKLRYKGEIENYNRQIRQEIIPQKEVENETKSDFFGENLQENDTIILQEQLDFKEPKEKKPNVFSNIWHKIMNQF; encoded by the coding sequence ATAATTTTGAATATATTAGGAATTGACTTAGGTTCGACACAAACTTGTGCCATTGTCGCTCAAAAAGATGAGGAAGGTTTAAAAATTATTGGTTTTGCAAAAGCAAAAACTAATGGTGTAAAAAAAGGCGCTATTACCAATATCGAACTTGCCTCAAAATCGATTGAAGAAGCAGTTAGAAATGCAGAAATGATGAGCGGTGTTCATTATGATAAAGTGGTGGTTTCTATTTCAGGTGCCTATACTAAAAGTGTTGACAGCATAGGTGTGGTAAATATACCAAATCATGAGATAGGTATCAAAGAAATTCATCGTGCGGTAAGTACAGCCAAGCACACTGCAAATCTTCCAAGTGGTTATGAAATTATCCATGTTTTACCTTATAATTTTAAGGTGAATGATTTAGAACATGTAGATGATCCTTTGGGTATGAGTGGAAATCGTTTGGAGGTTTCAACTCATATAGTTATTTCTCAAGAATCTCATATTAAAAATTTAAAAAAAGCTGTTGAGTTGGCTGATTTAAGAGTTGATAATATAGTCCTTTCTGGTTATGCTTCGGCTATAGCTTGTTTAGATGATAGTGAAAAAGAACTAGGTGCTGTTTTGATTGATATGGGTGGAGCCATCTGCGATATGGTAGTTCATACTGGAAATTCAATTCGCTATAATGATTGTTTACAAATTGGATCGATTAATATTACCCAAGATTTATCGATGGCTTTGCATACCCCTTTAAAAGAAGCTGAGAAAATTAAATTAAATTATGCAGCTCTTTCTCAACAACCTAATGCATTGATACAAATTCCTTCTATGGGAGATGAAAGAAAAGTAAATGAGGTTTCTTTAGATATCATTTCAAATGTAATTTACGCGAGAGCTGAAGAAACTTTAATGATTTTAGCTAAAATTTTAAGCGATAATCGTTATGCAAATAGTATAGGTGGTGGTGTTGTATTGACGGGTGGAATGACTAAATTAGCAGGTATTGACGAGTTGGCTCCTGCAACTTTTGATAACCGTTCTGTTAGACTTGCTACTGCTAGAAAAGATTTGATTACTGGATTTAGTGAAATTTTTAACGATCCTGAAAATACTTGTGCTATAGGACTTTGTTTATATGGTGCAGGTTATTTTACACCTTATGAACTTGATTCAAATGAAAAGTTAAGATATAAAGGGGAGATAGAAAATTACAACCGTCAAATTAGGCAAGAAATAATTCCACAAAAAGAAGTGGAAAATGAAACAAAATCTGATTTTTTTGGCGAAAATTTGCAAGAAAATGATACAATAATATTACAAGAACAATTAGATTTTAAAGAGCCAAAAGAGAAAAAACCTAATGTTTTTTCAAATATTTGGCATAAAATAATGAATCAATTTTAA
- the ftsZ gene encoding cell division protein FtsZ, translating to MSEFLVEEMQHNKGAKIKVIGCGGGGGNMINHMVKMGLNDLDLIAANTDAQAISNSLAKTKIQLGEKKTKGLGAGMLPEVGAESARESFEEIKASLSQSDIVFIASGFGGGTGTGATPVIAQAAKEIGALTVSVVTMPFAFEGKQRKKLAENGLLELKKESDSILVIQNEKLLSIIDKKAGIKDAFKLVDDILARAVKGMVSILLDNGDINVDFADVRTIMSHRGLALMGVGSASGENAIEEALSNAIESPLLDGMDIKGAKGVILHFKTSSNCSLIEISAAANNIEEIVDENAKIIFGSTTDDSMEDRVEVTIIATGFEDRDSMAKKAAEEAEAPKKNPYLNLRKVSGGFDEEIMAQIETPTFLRRQMD from the coding sequence ATGAGCGAATTTTTAGTAGAAGAGATGCAACATAATAAAGGCGCTAAAATTAAAGTTATAGGCTGCGGTGGTGGCGGTGGAAATATGATTAATCATATGGTCAAGATGGGCTTAAATGACCTTGATTTAATCGCGGCTAATACTGATGCACAAGCTATTTCAAATTCATTAGCAAAAACCAAAATTCAACTTGGCGAGAAAAAAACAAAGGGACTAGGCGCAGGTATGTTGCCAGAGGTTGGGGCAGAGAGTGCTAGAGAAAGCTTTGAAGAGATTAAAGCTAGTCTTAGCCAAAGCGATATCGTTTTTATCGCTTCAGGTTTTGGTGGCGGCACAGGAACGGGCGCTACTCCAGTCATTGCACAAGCAGCTAAAGAAATAGGTGCTTTAACTGTTTCTGTTGTAACTATGCCTTTTGCTTTTGAAGGAAAACAAAGAAAAAAACTTGCTGAAAATGGACTCCTTGAACTCAAAAAAGAAAGTGATTCTATCCTTGTGATTCAAAATGAAAAGCTCTTAAGTATTATTGATAAAAAAGCAGGGATTAAGGATGCTTTTAAATTGGTTGATGATATTTTAGCTCGTGCTGTTAAGGGTATGGTTTCTATACTTTTAGATAATGGCGATATCAATGTTGACTTTGCCGATGTTAGAACTATAATGAGTCATCGTGGTTTAGCACTTATGGGTGTAGGTAGTGCTAGTGGAGAAAATGCTATCGAAGAGGCTCTTTCTAATGCCATAGAATCTCCATTATTAGATGGTATGGATATTAAAGGGGCTAAAGGGGTTATTTTGCATTTTAAAACAAGTTCTAATTGCTCTTTGATTGAAATTTCTGCTGCTGCAAATAATATTGAAGAAATTGTTGATGAGAATGCAAAGATTATTTTTGGTTCTACTACTGATGATAGCATGGAAGATAGGGTAGAAGTTACTATTATTGCTACAGGATTTGAAGATAGAGACAGTATGGCTAAAAAAGCTGCAGAAGAGGCTGAAGCTCCTAAAAAAAATCCTTATTTAAACCTTAGAAAAGTAAGTGGTGGTTTTGATGAAGAGATAATGGCTCAAATTGAAACTCCTACTTTCTTACGCCGTCAAATGGACTAA
- a CDS encoding SurA N-terminal domain-containing protein gives MLTWMQHHKKYLVITIWISTIAFVGAGFLGWGAYDFNLNRSSSVAVVGDEKINYNEFNVRYNQIFNYYNQISNGGLNEESAKQLGIENAALSSLVEDKLLLNFAKDLGLGSSENEVIQALAETRAFQDPSGDFNKTIYYELLNANNMTPKEYEKTLSNEIIIGKLEQIFNLPQTDEELKMLGASYFMQDSLNIAKLEQDKENIQVNEEELKKLWNEHKEDYKTKKIYEISTYYLPVDMQKIDDSKLEEFYNNENNKFKYKDFSGKIMSFEAAKKDVAKDYALAQLKNTANAKFLELKEGKDNFQKDENITDSDVYYPLEALSRAKNGDVLRPSEYQNGYIIIKLNKTNPIRTKTFDEAREELMPIYISEQVKKNLEEKAKQNLENFSGTNIGFVSRDTVRNDAKISNILNEAEFSYFLMNVFNSDQNRSYVILNEDKAILYKINKQKLDMNPEKFQQYRTMLNQNLQNLKANEMKQELIEELKKTYPIKIYYKGK, from the coding sequence ATGCTTACTTGGATGCAACATCACAAAAAATATCTTGTTATTACTATATGGATTAGCACCATAGCTTTTGTTGGAGCCGGGTTTTTAGGTTGGGGTGCTTATGATTTTAATCTTAATAGAAGTTCGAGTGTTGCTGTAGTTGGAGATGAAAAAATCAATTATAATGAATTTAATGTAAGATATAATCAGATTTTTAATTATTACAACCAAATTAGCAATGGTGGTTTAAATGAAGAAAGCGCTAAGCAATTAGGAATCGAAAATGCCGCATTAAGCTCTTTAGTTGAAGATAAACTTTTGTTAAATTTTGCTAAAGATTTGGGATTAGGTTCAAGCGAAAATGAAGTTATTCAAGCACTTGCTGAAACTAGAGCCTTTCAAGATCCTTCAGGTGATTTCAATAAAACAATTTACTACGAACTTTTAAATGCAAACAATATGACTCCAAAAGAATATGAAAAAACTCTTTCAAATGAAATTATTATCGGTAAACTAGAGCAAATATTTAATCTTCCTCAAACAGATGAAGAGTTGAAAATGCTAGGAGCTAGCTATTTTATGCAAGATTCTTTAAATATCGCAAAACTAGAGCAAGATAAAGAAAATATACAAGTTAATGAAGAAGAGCTTAAAAAACTTTGGAATGAACACAAAGAAGATTATAAAACAAAAAAAATATATGAGATTTCCACTTATTATCTACCAGTGGATATGCAAAAAATCGATGATAGCAAGCTAGAAGAATTTTATAATAATGAAAATAATAAATTTAAATATAAAGATTTTAGCGGAAAAATCATGAGTTTTGAAGCGGCTAAAAAGGATGTTGCCAAAGATTATGCTTTAGCGCAGCTTAAAAATACGGCTAATGCTAAATTTTTAGAATTAAAAGAAGGTAAAGATAATTTCCAAAAAGATGAAAATATCACAGACTCAGATGTTTATTACCCACTTGAAGCTTTATCTAGGGCGAAAAATGGAGATGTGTTAAGACCGAGTGAATATCAAAATGGTTATATTATCATCAAGCTTAACAAAACCAATCCTATAAGAACTAAGACTTTTGATGAGGCTAGGGAAGAGCTTATGCCTATTTATATCAGTGAACAGGTGAAAAAGAATTTAGAAGAAAAAGCTAAGCAAAATTTAGAAAATTTTAGCGGAACTAATATAGGTTTTGTAAGCAGAGATACTGTAAGAAATGATGCTAAGATTAGTAATATATTAAATGAAGCGGAATTTAGTTATTTTCTAATGAATGTTTTTAATTCTGATCAAAACCGTTCTTATGTTATTTTAAATGAAGATAAGGCTATACTTTATAAAATTAATAAGCAAAAGCTTGATATGAATCCTGAAAAATTTCAGCAATATCGCACAATGCTTAATCAGAATTTACAAAACTTAAAAGCTAATGAAATGAAACAGGAATTGATCGAAGAGCTTAAAAAAACATATCCAATAAAAATTTATTATAAAGGTAAATAA